One stretch of Excalfactoria chinensis isolate bCotChi1 chromosome 2, bCotChi1.hap2, whole genome shotgun sequence DNA includes these proteins:
- the LOC140247724 gene encoding serpin B10-like has protein sequence MEALNKANTSFALDFFKHECQEDDNENILFSPVNISSALATVYLGAKGNTADQMAKVLYFNEAEGARNVTTTIRMQVYSRTDERLSNHRACFQKTEIGKSGNIHAGFKALDLEINQPTKNYLLRSVNQLYGEKSLPFSKEYLQSAKKYYNAEPRSVDFVGAADEIRNDINSRVEHQTEGKIKSLLPPGSIDSLTRLVLVNALYFKGNWATKFDVEDTRQRPFRINTHTTKPVPMMHLSDKFNWTYVESVQTDVLELPYVNNELSMLILLPRDITGLQKLINELTFEKLSAWTSPELMEKMKMEVYLPRFTVEVKYDLKSTLSKMGIEDAFTEGQADFRGMSENADLFLSQVFHKCYVEVNEEGTEAAAASSASLASRSLGATGFFVADHPFLFIIRHNKTKHILFMGRFCSP, from the exons ATGGAAGCTTTAAATAAAGCCAACACAAGCTTTGCTCTCGACTTTTTCAAACATGAGTGTCAGGAAGATGACAACGAGAACATTTTGTTCTCCCCTGTCAATATTTCGTCTGCCCTGGCTACTGTGTATTTGGGAGCCAAAGGCAACACTGCAGATCAGATGGCAAAG GTACTCTACTTCAATGAAGCTGAAGGAGCCAGAAACGTCACTACAACCATAAGAATGCAAGTCTATTCCAGAACAGATGAGCGTCTATCGAATCATCGTGCCTGTTTCCAGAAG ACAGAAATAGGCAAGTCAGGTAATATCCATGCTGGGTTCAAAGCACTCGACTTGGAAATCAACCAACCCACTAAAAATTACCTGCTTAGAAGTGTCAACCAGTTATACGGAGAAAAGTCACTGCCTTTCAGTAAG GAATATTTACAGTCAGCCAAGAAATACTACAATGCAGAACCACGATCAGTTGACTTTGTGGGAGCAGCAGATGAAATCAGAAATGACATCAATTCCAGGGTTGAACACCAGACTGAAG gtaaaataaaaagtctGCTGCCTCCTGGGTCCATAGATTCACTCACCAGGCTAGTCCTGGTAAATGCACTCTACTTCAAAGGAAACTGGGCAACAAAGTTCGATGTTGAAGATACCAGGCAAAGGCCTTTCAGAATAAATACG CATACAACTAAACCAGTGCCAATGATGCACCTGAGTGATAAATTTAATTGGACCTATGTAGAATCAGTCCAGACTGATGTTCTTGAGCTTCCATACGTCAACAATGAACTCAGTATGCTCATCCTGCTACCACGGGATATCACTGGCCTACAAAAG TTAATAAATGAACTGACTTTTGAAAAACTGTCTGCATGGACCAGTCCAGAAttaatggagaaaatgaaaatggaagtgTATCTGCCCAGGTTCACAGTAGAAGTGAAATATGACCTGAAATCTACTTTGAGCAAGATGGGGATAGAAGACGCTTTCACAGAAGGTCAAGCTGATTTCAGGGGAATGTCAGAGAATGCTGACCTGTTTTTGTCCCAGGTTTTTCACAAGTGTTATGTGGAAGTCAATGAAGAAGGCACAGAGGCAGCGGCTGCCAGTTCAGCATCTCTAGCATCACGAAGCCTTGGCGCTACAGGTTTTTTTGTAGCAGATCACCCTTTTCTCTTCATTATCAGACACAACAAGACCAAGCACATCCTTTTCATGGGCAGGTTCTGCTCCCCCTAG
- the LOC140247725 gene encoding heterochromatin-associated protein MENT, giving the protein MEQVSASIGNFTVDLFNKLNETNRDKNIFFSPWSISTALALTYLAAKGNTATEMAEVLHFTVGAGSSSVARPSRGRPKRRRMDPEHEQAENIHSGFKELLAAFNKPRNTYSLRSANRIYVEKTYPLLPTYIQLSKEYYKAAPQKVNFKTAPEQTRKEINTWVEKQTESKIKNLLSSNDVKSFTKLILVNAIYFKADWEVQFQAGQTSMQPFRLSKNKSKPVKMMYMRNTFPVLIMEKMNFKMIELPYVKRELSMFILLPDDIKDGTTGLEQLERELTYEKLSEWADSKKMTETLVDLHLPKFSLEDKYDLHDTLRDMGMKTAFTSQADFRGMTDKRDLTISKVVHQSFVAVDEKGTEAAAATAVIVTFTSTAINIALKFKVDHPFHFFIRHNKSKTILFFGRFCCPVE; this is encoded by the exons ATGGAACAGGTCTCAGCATCAATTGGTAATTTTACAGTTGATCTTTTCAACAAGCTGAATGAGACCAACAGggacaaaaacattttcttttcaccttGGAGTATATCAACTGCACTCGCCCTGACATACCTGGCTGCAAAAGGCAATACAGCAACTGAGATGGCAGAG GTTCTTCATTTCACTGTCGGAGCTGGAAGCTCTTCTGTGGCCAGACCTTCTCGGGGGAGaccaaaaagaagaagaatg GACCCTGAGCATGAGCAAGCTGAGAACATCCACTCTGGATTCAAAGAGCTCCTGGCAGCCTTTAACAAACCCAGAAACACCTACTCACTGAGAAGTGCCAACCGTATCTATGTGGAAAAAACCTACCCATTGCTGCCT ACATATATACAGCTCAGTAAGGAATACTATAAGGCAGCGCCACAAAAGGTTAACTTTAAGACAGCACCGGAACAAACCAGAAAGGAAATCAACACCTGGGTGGAAAAGCAAACCGAGA GTAAAATCAAGAATCTGCTGAGTTCAAATGATGTGAAAAGCTTCACCAAGTTGATCTTGGTCAATGCCATTTACTTCAAGGCAGATTGGGAAGTGCAATTTCAGGCAGGACAAACATCTATGCAACCCTTCCGACTGAGCAAG AACAAGTCCAAGCCCGTGAAGATGATGTATATGAGAAATACATTTCCAGTTCTTAtcatggaaaaaatgaatttcaaaatgaTTGAGCTTCCATACGTGAAACGTGAACTCAGTATGTTCATCCTACTTCCTGATGACATCAAAGATGGCACTACGGGTCTTGAGCAG TTGGAAAGAGAACTCACCTACGAGAAGCTGTCAGAATGGGCTGATTCGAAGAAGATGACAGAAACTCTTGTGGATCTGCACCTGCCCAAGTTCTCACTGGAGGACAAATATGACCTCCATGATACTCTGAGGGATATGGGAATGAAAACTGCCTTCACCAGCCAGGCAGATTTCAGGGGTATGACTGATAAGAGGGATTTGACTATTTCCAAAGTCGTTCACCAGTCTTTTGTTGCAGTTGATGAGAAAGGCactgaggcagcagctgctACAGCTGTAATTGTAACATTCACATCTACGGCTATCAACATTGCTCTGAAATTTAAGGTTGATCACCCTTTCCACTTCTTCATCAGACACAACAAATCCAAAACGATCCTGTTTTTTGGCAGGTTCTGCTGCCCAGTAGAATGA